In one window of Brassica rapa cultivar Chiifu-401-42 chromosome A07, CAAS_Brap_v3.01, whole genome shotgun sequence DNA:
- the LOC103866570 gene encoding uncharacterized protein LOC103866570 → MLESINLPISCNFSRFPHLKPSRKAQSLSQPRNLTLVQSRAPLPFLKPDRIILGNNKSQFLKHEKKGLFHVCRSSLNNPDPDKTEIQEEGRDWTSSVLLFALWGALLYYCFNLAPDQTPTQDLYFLKKLLNLKGDDGFRMNQILVGLWYIMGLWPVVYAMLLLPTGRSKTQAWPFVVFSFFGGVYALLPYFALWNPPSPPVSESELRQWPFNVLESKVTAGATLVAGLGLILYALVGNAGDWKEFYQYFRESKFIHVTSLDFCLLSAFAPFWVYNDMTGRKWFDKGRWLLPVSVVPFLGPSLYLLLRPALSETTAPTDSSASSSDPSQ, encoded by the exons atgttgGAGAGTATAAACCTCCCTATCTCCTGCAACTTCTCTCGCTTTCCTCATCTAAAACCCTCCAGAAAAGCCCAATCCCTAAGCCAACCCCGAAACCTCACCCTTGTACAATCAAGAGCTCCTTTGCCTTTTCTGAAACCCGATAGAATTATCCTTGGCAACAACAAGAGTCAATTCCTGAAACACGAGAAGAAGGGTCTCTTCCATGTGTGCAGAAGCTCACTAAACAACCCAGATCCAGACAAAACTGAAATTCAAGAAGAAGGAAGAGACTGGACGAGCTCCGTATTGCTTTTCGCTCTCTGGGGTGCGCTTCTTTACTACTGCTTCAATCTTGCTCCTGATCAAACCCCA ACACAAGACTTGTACTTTCTGAAAAAGCTGTTGAATTTGAAAGGCGATGATGGTTTTAGAATGAACCAGATCCTTGTTGGGTTATGGTATATAATGGGTTTATGGCCTGTTGTATACGCTATGCTCTTACTTCCCACTGGTCGAAG TAAAACTCAGGCATGGCCTTTCGTTGTTTTTTCCTTCTTTGGTGGCGTCTACGCTTTGCTACCTTATTTTGCACTGTGGAATCCTCCTTCTCCTCCCGTTTCCGAGTCCGAGCTTAGACAATGGCCTTTCAATGTTCTGGAATCAAAAGTAACTGCTGGGGCAACTCTTGTTGCGGGCCTGGGTTTGATTCTTTATGCTTTAGTTGGTAACGCCGGTGACTGGAAAGAGTTTTATCAGTACTTTCGAGAGAGCAAATTC ATACATGTCACGAGTCTAGATTTCTGCCTACTCTCTGCTTTTGCTCCGTTTTGGGTTTACAATGACATGACCGGCAGAAAATG GTTTGATAAAGGCCGTTGGCTGTTACCTGTATCCGTGGTGCCATTCTTGGGACCTTCTTTGTATCTTCTCTTACGACCTGCATTGTCAGAGACTACAGCTCCCACAGATTCTTCTGCCTCATCTTCTGACCCAAGTCAATAG
- the LOC103828535 gene encoding uncharacterized protein LOC103828535 → MSRQSQLFTLLRRRFHSPSSSDAPTETLRKRITDLQKSKKRRNPIKNQFLVEVPESRSYLDTATMPMFLAVVGIALFAKVLMMIDDSKSQEMIERKIKNAPEGQGTVRMIEREEWDEFREVRPRTPFESKLARPNAQIRTGEPVRKDDLKNWTIDVLTNAFSRTEESVRRGGSS, encoded by the exons ATGTCTAGGCAGAGTCAGTTATTTACGCTGCTTAGGAGAAGGTTTCATTCACCTTCGTCTAGTGATGCCCCAACGGAGACCTTAAGAAAAAGGATAACTGATTTGCAGAAAAGTAAGAAGCGAAGGAACCCAATAAAGAACCAGTTTCTCGTTGAGGTTCCAGAATCAAGATCCTATCTGGACACGGCAACGATGCCTATGTTCTTAGCTGTGGTCGGTATTGCATTGTTTGCAAAAGTGTTGATGATG ATTGATGATTCGAAATCTCAAGAAATGATTGAACGGAAGATAAAGAATGCACCAGAAGGGCAAGGCACAGTGAGGATGATCGAGCGTGAGGAGTGGGATGAGTTTAGAGAAGTAAGGCCAAGAACACCATTTGAGTCCAAGCTTGCTCGCCCAAACGCGCAGATAAGAACTGGAGAGCCTGTGCGCAAg GATGACTTGAAGAACTGGACGATAGACGTGCTAACAAATGCGTTTTCGCGAACTGAAGAAAGTGTTCGTCGCGGTGGTTCCAGttga
- the LOC103828536 gene encoding zinc transport protein ZntB has product MQQEDRIGGDESDLESLTSASLRDAHRFRAQYSGMVRQRAYIFDGDGKYYNKEWDLKEGTGKEFCWYHVELPKGNQKLSHSAQHLIDALCPPLKLQDILSLVSNGPFCGHVDGALVFRVNSPGPASSSFTFKIAARITENSVITVSLGRVPRLGFSPMGQSLLSEVPSVDSPSYYRGEHKERSGIVIEEHVLEFLLTMNHSEEADNPVPSSVSNLVVHIIDTHVDQLQDVVTKLEIELDAVELEMDRGGFAMKKQMLDDRRFPKLHLNLQRLLQVIAHGEQVFPRVKEKCSTKHWFLAEDINSLEELIGRLRRLKENVGFIANRVNAIQAGLDSWQAEQINRKLYYLSFLSIIFLPLSIITGVFGMNVGGVPWTGQSQPELADGFRNVMYICLIMLVVVLSCFGFPALYSRIASWWRMRAMNRSWSLNRRSFQKRPNIVQERRGYLRL; this is encoded by the exons ATGCAGCAGGAAGATCGAATTGGAGGAGATGAGTCAGATCTCGAGTCTTTGACAAGCGCTTCTCTTAGAGACGCTCATAGGTTCAGGGCTCAGTATTCAGGCATGGTGAGGCAAAGAGCTTATATATTCGACGGTGATGGCAAATACTACAACAAAGAATGGGATCTCAAAGAAGGAACAGGCAAAGAGTTTTGTTGGTATCATGTTGAGTTGCCTAAAGGAAACCAGAAGCTCTCTCACTCCGCACAGCATCTTATAGACGCTCTCTGTCCTCCCTTGAAGCTGCAAGACATTCTTTCTCTTGTTAGTAACGGACCCTTTTGCGGGCATGTTGATGGGGCGCTTGTGTTTCGAGTTAACTCTCCTGGTCCTGCTTCAAGCAGCTTTACCTTCAAGATTGCTGCTAGGATCACTGAGAACTCTGTCATTACTGTCTCTTTGGGACGTGTTCCTAGGCTAGGATTCTCTCCTATGGGTCAGTCTCTTCTCTCCGAAGTCCCTAGTGTGGATTCTCCTTCCTACTATCGCGGTGAGCACAAGGAAAGAAGTGGGATTGTGATTGAGGAGCATGTTCTTGAGTTCTTGCTGACCATGAATCACTCTGAGGAAGCTGATAACCCTGTCCCCAGCTCTGTTTCGAATCTTGTTGTTCATATTATTGATACACATGTTGATCAGCTTCAAGATGTTGTCACTAAACTTGAGATCGAATTGGATGCGGTGGAACTCGAGATGGATAGAG GTGGATTTGCTATGAAGAAACAGATGCTGGATGATAGAAGGTTCCCGAAATTGCATCTCAACTTGCAGCGTCTTTTGCAG GTGATTGCACATGGAGAACAAGTGTTTCCAAGAGTGAAGGAAAAATGTTCCACGAAGCATTGGTTTCTTGCAGAAGATATCAACTCTTTGGAGGAGTTGATTGGGAGGTTGAGACGTTTAAAAGAGAATGTAGGATTCATTGCGAACCGTGTGAATGCAATCCAAGCTGGTTTGGATAGTTGGCAAGCTGAGCAAATCAACCGAAAGCTCTATTACCTCTCCTTTCTTTCCATCATATTCCTTCCTCTATCAATCATCACCGGAG TTTTTGGGATGAACGTTGGAGGAGTTCCTTGGACGGGACAAAGCCAACCTGAGCTAGCTGATGGATTTAGAAACGTGATGTACATATGTCTCATAATGCTGGTTGTAGTGTTGTCCTGCTTTGGTTTTCCAGCGTTATATAGTCGGATAGCTTCTTGGTGGAGAATGAGAGCTATGAATAGAAGTTGGTCTCTTAATAGGAGATCGTTCCAGAAAAGACCAAACATAGTTCAAGAAAGAAGAGGCTATCTTAGGCTCTAA
- the LOC103828538 gene encoding uncharacterized protein LOC103828538: MFGRSALHRAGGFRPENLGQNALNLIGNIGFSLFVVGVLVFTIIAATYEPEDPLFHPSDKITTFLTSTSNATLRSDESVVKTGEDFMPVNQTAFAAFINITDVEATATEENELDCDASVPVDCKDSDVFHLMMKATIERFKDIHFYKFGKPAVGEGANSCDMAWRYRPKDGKSAAFYKDYRRFVIHKSDNCTLSVATIGEYHSGLNARKRKRNQKAGFEKTDAKRDDFSLPLVGEAVNDSLPTVESDKAFTSGKYLVYVGGGDRCKSMNHFLWSFLCALGEAQYLNRTLVMDLTLCLSSVYTSSGQSEEGKDFRFYFDFEHLKEAASVLDEAQFWAEWGKLHNKKTRLGLHLVEDFRVTPMKLSDVKDTLIMRKFGSVEPDNYWYRVCEGDAESVVKRPWHLLWKSRRLMEIVSAIASRLNWDYDAVHIERGEKARNTELWPNLEKDTSPSALLSTLQDKVEEGRNLYIATNEAELSFFNPLKDKYATHFLDEYKDLWDESSEWYSETTKLNGGNPVEFDGYMRASVDTEVFLRGKKQIETFNDLTNDCKDGVGTCNVAAT; this comes from the coding sequence ATGTTCGGCCGATCTGCGCTTCACCGAGCCGGCGGTTTCCGTCCGGAGAACCTAGGTCAAAACGCACTTAACCTAATCGGAAACATAGGCTTCTCCCTCTTCGTCGTGGGCGTCCTCGTCTTCACCATCATCGCCGCCACATACGAGCCCGAAGACCCTCTCTTCCACCCCTCCGACAAGATCACCACTTTCCTCACCTCCACATCCAACGCCACCTTGAGATCCGACGAGTCCGTCGTCAAAACCGGCGAAGATTTCATGCCCGTTAACCAAACGGCCTTCGCGGCGTTCATCAACATCACCGACGTGGAAGCCACCGCCACCGAGGAGAACGAGCTCGACTGCGATGCGAGCGTCCCCGTTGATTGCAAAGACTCTGATGTTTTCCATCTCATGATGAAAGCCACCATTGAGAGGTTCAAAGACATCCACTTTTACAAGTTCGGTAAGCCTGCGGTTGGTGAAGGTGCCAACTCTTGTGACATGGCGTGGCGTTATAGGCCTAAGGATGGCAAGTCTGCTGCCTTTTACAAGGATTACAGAAGGTTTGTGATTCACAAGTCTGACAATTGTACTCTTAGCGTGGCCACTATTGGAGAGTATCATTCTGGTTTGAACGctaggaagaggaagaggaatcaGAAAGCTGGTTTTGAGAAGACTGATGCCAAGAGAGATGATTTCTCTTTGCCTCTTGTTGGTGAAGCTGTTAATGACTCTCTTCCTACGGTTGAGTCTGACAAGGCTTTTACAAGCGGCAAGTACTTGGTTTATGTCGGTGGAGGTGATCGGTGCAAGAGCATGAACCatttcctttggagcttcttgtGTGCGCTTGGTGAAGCTCAGTATTTGAACCGGACTTTGGTCATGGATCTGACTCTCTGTCTGTCCTCTGTCTACACTTCCTCTGGGCAGAGCGAGGAAGGGAAGGACTTTAGGTTCTACTTTGATTTCGAGCATTTGAAAGAAGCTGCTTCTGTCTTGGATGAGGCTCAGTTTTGGGCAGAGTGGGGGAAGTTGCATAATAAGAAGACTAGGTTGGGCCTTCATCTCGTGGAGGACTTTAGGGTCACGCCCATGAAGCTTTCCGATGTCAAAGACACGTTGATCATGAGGAAGTTCGGGTCAGTAGAGCCTGATAACTACTGGTACAGAGTTTGCGAGGGAGATGCAGAATCTGTCGTTAAAAGACCGTGGCATCTTCTCTGGAAGTCAAGAAGGTTGATGGAGATCGTCTCTGCCATTGCTTCGAGGCTAAACTGGGATTACGATGCAGTGCATATCGAGAGAGGAGAGAAAGCTAGAAACACGGAGCTTTGGCCCAATCTTGAAAAAGATACTTCTCCGAGTGCTCTCTTGTCGACCTTGCAGGACAAAGTAGAAGAAGGAAGGAATCTCTACATCGCAACGAATGAAGCGGAACTATCTTTCTTCAACCCTTTGAAAGACAAGTACGCTACTCATTTTCTTGACGAGTACAAAGACCTGTGGGACGAGAGCAGCGAGTGGTATTCGGAGACCACAAAGCTTAATGGAGGCAACCCGGTCGAGTTTGATGGTTACATGAGAGCATCTGTTGATACAGAAGTGTTCTTGAGAGGGAAGAAGCAGATTGAAACATTCAATGATCTTACAAACGACTGCAAAGATGGAGTTGGGACTTGCAACGTTGCAGCTACTTGA
- the LOC103828537 gene encoding ribonuclease E/G-like protein, chloroplastic isoform X1: MDVAEVPWRRLPQFSVSPRSSWLVSSGFPVSSYMFSHIERGQRFRLTLCFGVSRIRARSATITAAQQEHPARLLKGLCEVVWIVEADLAPNEHLYVTGDPSALGSWEPDCAISMYPTGNDNQWEAKVKIASGVSFRYNYFLKAGYDSSFDVIWRPGPQFSLSLPSAVNGDRKVIIRDSWMSVSSQSQDSYLWGSWIDDAHLLPNSVTSGHSEDECTLSDTAVEVPRPLLNDKQLEDESFFSDELATFSSDNSDFSALFSDNYQPIEEPWFLQEPVTLQHARNMQSDSEQVVESSEEIENNLDTDEENHQPAETLLPDDEFFKREPISTTILINSSICTVQRIAVLDGEKLVELLLEPVKTNVQCDSVYLGVVTKFVPHMGGAFVNIGSSRHSFMDIKPNREPFIFPPFCDGSNKQATDGSRFDSITNIPAPHETEHASYDFEASSLLDIDSNDPGESFHDDDDDHENDEDHVSDALINGTVVNHGGVEGASDKCNQGDELHLDVGSENGFVPLEREHVAKSPKNVSSRDNKWIQVRKGTKIIVQVVKEGLGTKGPTLTAYPKLRSRFWVLMTRCKRIGVSKKISGIERTRLKVIAKTLQPQGFGLTVRTVAAGHSLEELQKDLEGLLLTWKTITEEAKSASLAADEGVEGAIPALLHRAMGQTLSVVQDYFNDKVEKMVVDSPRTYHEVTNYLQDMAPDLCDRVELHDKGIPLFDLYNIEEEIEGILSKRVPLPNGGSLVIEQTEALVSIDVNGGHGMFGQGNSQEKAILEVNLTAARQIAREIRLRDIGGIIVVDFIDMADESNKRLVYEEVKKAVEKDRSLVKVSELSRHGLMEITRKRVRPSVTFMISEPCSCCHATGRVEALETSFSKIEQEICRQLAKMEKRGDLENPKSWPRFILRVDSHMSSFLTTGKRTRLAILSSALKVWILLKVARHFTRGTFEVKPFMDEKTVNERPHQVAISLLKKADAIADSSGKKKLTLIPMKKDKTGSKHRR, encoded by the exons ATGGACGTCGCTGAAGTTCCGTGGCGCCGTCTTCCTCAATTTTCAGTTTCTCCACGCTCCTCATGGCTTGTTTCTTCTGGGTTTCCTGTTTCTTC ATATATGTTCTCTCATATCGAACGTGGACAGAGGTTTAGGCTCACCTTGTGCTTTGGGGTCTCTCGTATCCGTGCAAGGTCTGCTACTATAACTGCTGCACAACAAG AACATCCAGCCAGGCTTCTCAAAGGACTATGCGAGGTTGTTTGGATCGTGGAAGCTGACCTTGCACCCAACGAACATCTCTACGTTACTGGAGATCCTTCCGCTTTAGGTAGCTGGGAGCCAGACTGCGCCATTTCAATGTATCCCACTGGGAATGATAATCAATGGGAAGCTAAAGTCAAG ATTGCTTCTGGTGTCAGTTTCAGgtacaattattttttaaaagctgGATATGATTCTTCCTTTGACGTCATCTGGAGACCAGGGCCCCAGTTTTCCTTATCTCTGCCTTCGGCTGTCAATGGAGACAGAAAAGTAATCATAAGGGATTCATGGATGAGTGTTTCCTCTCAATCACAAGACTCCTACTTATGGGGTTCTTGGATCGATGATGCTCACCTTTTACCAAACTCTGTTACTTCAGGTCATAGCGAAG ATGAATGCACTCTCTCCGATACTGCTGTGGAAGTCCCAAGACCACTTTTGAATGATAAACAATTAGAAGATGAATCTTTCTTTAGTGATGAGCTTGCAACCTTCTCATCAGATAACTCAGATTTTAGTGCGTTATTTTCTGACAACTATCAGCCTATTGAGGAACCATGGTTTCTTCAGGAACCTGTTACCTTGCAACATGCAAGGAATATGCAGTCTGATAGCGAACAAGTTGTTGAAAGCAGTGAAGAAATTGAAAACAACTTAGATACTGATGAGGAAAATCACCAGCCGGCTGAGACTCTCTTACCTGATGATGAATTTTTCAAACGAGAACCCATTTCTACTACGATACTGATCAACTCGTCTATATGTACCGTGCAAAGGATTGCTGTATTGGATGGTGAGAAGCTCGTTGAGTTGTTGTTGGAACCAGTTAAGACCAACGTGCAGTGTGATAGTGTTTACCTGGGCGTAGTCACTAAATTTGTGCCTCATATGGGTGGTGCTTTTGTGAATATCGGAAGTTCTAGACATTCTTTCATGGACATTAAGCCAAACAGGGAACCATTCATATTCCCTCCATTCTGTGATGGATCAAATAAGCAAGCAACTGATGGTTCTCGGTTCGACTCCATTACCAACATTCCAGCTCCACATGAAACCGAACACGCCTCCTATGACTTTGAAGCAAGTAGTTTATTAGACATTGATTCAAATGACCCTGGGGAATCTTTtcatgatgatgacgatgatcatgaaaatgatgaagatCATGTCTCCGATGCTCTAATTAATGGAACTGTCGTTAACCATGGCGGAGTGGAAGGTGCTTCTGACAAATGCAATCAAGGAGATGAGCTACATCTTGACGTTGGATCTGAGAATGGCTTCGTTCCTCTGGAGAGAGAACATGTTGCAAAGTCTCCTAAGAATGTGTCGTCTAGGGATAACAAGTGGATTCAAGTTCGGAAAGGCACCAAGATAATTGTGCAAGTTGTTAAAGAGGGCCTTGGCACGAAAGGTCCAACTCTCACTGCTTACCCAAAACTGAGAAGCAGATTCTGG GTATTAATGACTCGTTGCAAACGAATTGGAGTCTCAAAAAAGATCTCAGGAATTGAGAGAACCCGGTTAAAAGTTATAGCAAAAACATTGCAGCCTCAGGGCTTTGGTCTGACTGTAAGGACTGTAGCTGCTGGCCATTCTCTAGAAGAATTGCAGAAAGACTTAGAAGGTCTGCTTTTAACCTGGAAGACCATTACGGAAGAAGCAAAATCTGCGTCCCTTGCCGCAGATGAAGGTGTGGAAGGAGCCATTCCAGCACTGCTACATAGAGCAATGGGTCAAACACTTTCAGTTGTACAGGACTACTTCAATGACAAG gTTGAGAAGATGGTGGTTGACTCTCCCAGGACATACCATGAG GTCACAAACTACCTGCAGGATATGGCACCTGATCTTTGTGATCGAGTGGAATTGCATGATAAGGGTATCCCTCTTTTTGATTTATACAACATTGAGGAGGAGATTGAAGGTATTCTCAGTAAAAG AGTCCCACTCCCCAATGGAGGTTCGTTAGTGATTGAACAAACTGAGGCGTTGGTCTCTATTGATGTGAACGGAGGACATGGAATGTTTGGTCAGGGTAATTCACAGGAGAAAGCTATTTTGGAAGTTAACCTTACTGCTGCCAGACAA ATCGCAAGGGAGATTCGACTGAGAGATATAGGGGGTATCATTGTGGTAGATTTCATTGACATGGCAGATGAAT CAAATAAAAGACTCGTTTATGAAGAGGTTAAGAAAGCAGTGGAGAAAGATAGGTCACTGGTAAAAGTCTCAGAGCTGTCTAGACACGGACTCATGGAGATTACTAGAAAAAGG GTTCGGCCGAGTGTAACATTCATGATTAGTGAACCGTGTTCTTGCTGTCACGCAACTGGTAGAGTGGAGGCACTAGAGACTTCcttttcaaaaattgaacaaGAGATTTGTCGGCAGCTC GCAAAGATGGAGAAAAGAGGAGACCTGGAAAACCCCAAGTCTTGGCCAAGATTCATATTGCGTGTGGACAGTCATATGTCCAGCTTCTTGACTACGGGGAAGAGGACGAGGCTTGCAATCCTAAGTAGTGCCCTGAAAGTATGGATTCTCTTAAAG GTTGCTAGACATTTCACAAGAGGAACCTTTGAGGTTAAACCGTTCATGGATGAGAAGACTGTAAACGAAAGACCGCATCAAGTTGCCATATCATTGCTCAAGAAAGCTGACGCCATAGCAGACTCCTCAGGCAAGAAGAAGCTCACTCTTATTCCGATGAAGAAGGATAAGACTGGAAGTAAACACAGACGATGa
- the LOC103828537 gene encoding ribonuclease E/G-like protein, chloroplastic isoform X2: MQSDSEQVVESSEEIENNLDTDEENHQPAETLLPDDEFFKREPISTTILINSSICTVQRIAVLDGEKLVELLLEPVKTNVQCDSVYLGVVTKFVPHMGGAFVNIGSSRHSFMDIKPNREPFIFPPFCDGSNKQATDGSRFDSITNIPAPHETEHASYDFEASSLLDIDSNDPGESFHDDDDDHENDEDHVSDALINGTVVNHGGVEGASDKCNQGDELHLDVGSENGFVPLEREHVAKSPKNVSSRDNKWIQVRKGTKIIVQVVKEGLGTKGPTLTAYPKLRSRFWVLMTRCKRIGVSKKISGIERTRLKVIAKTLQPQGFGLTVRTVAAGHSLEELQKDLEGLLLTWKTITEEAKSASLAADEGVEGAIPALLHRAMGQTLSVVQDYFNDKVEKMVVDSPRTYHEVTNYLQDMAPDLCDRVELHDKGIPLFDLYNIEEEIEGILSKRVPLPNGGSLVIEQTEALVSIDVNGGHGMFGQGNSQEKAILEVNLTAARQIAREIRLRDIGGIIVVDFIDMADESNKRLVYEEVKKAVEKDRSLVKVSELSRHGLMEITRKRVRPSVTFMISEPCSCCHATGRVEALETSFSKIEQEICRQLAKMEKRGDLENPKSWPRFILRVDSHMSSFLTTGKRTRLAILSSALKVWILLKVARHFTRGTFEVKPFMDEKTVNERPHQVAISLLKKADAIADSSGKKKLTLIPMKKDKTGSKHRR; encoded by the exons ATGCAGTCTGATAGCGAACAAGTTGTTGAAAGCAGTGAAGAAATTGAAAACAACTTAGATACTGATGAGGAAAATCACCAGCCGGCTGAGACTCTCTTACCTGATGATGAATTTTTCAAACGAGAACCCATTTCTACTACGATACTGATCAACTCGTCTATATGTACCGTGCAAAGGATTGCTGTATTGGATGGTGAGAAGCTCGTTGAGTTGTTGTTGGAACCAGTTAAGACCAACGTGCAGTGTGATAGTGTTTACCTGGGCGTAGTCACTAAATTTGTGCCTCATATGGGTGGTGCTTTTGTGAATATCGGAAGTTCTAGACATTCTTTCATGGACATTAAGCCAAACAGGGAACCATTCATATTCCCTCCATTCTGTGATGGATCAAATAAGCAAGCAACTGATGGTTCTCGGTTCGACTCCATTACCAACATTCCAGCTCCACATGAAACCGAACACGCCTCCTATGACTTTGAAGCAAGTAGTTTATTAGACATTGATTCAAATGACCCTGGGGAATCTTTtcatgatgatgacgatgatcatgaaaatgatgaagatCATGTCTCCGATGCTCTAATTAATGGAACTGTCGTTAACCATGGCGGAGTGGAAGGTGCTTCTGACAAATGCAATCAAGGAGATGAGCTACATCTTGACGTTGGATCTGAGAATGGCTTCGTTCCTCTGGAGAGAGAACATGTTGCAAAGTCTCCTAAGAATGTGTCGTCTAGGGATAACAAGTGGATTCAAGTTCGGAAAGGCACCAAGATAATTGTGCAAGTTGTTAAAGAGGGCCTTGGCACGAAAGGTCCAACTCTCACTGCTTACCCAAAACTGAGAAGCAGATTCTGG GTATTAATGACTCGTTGCAAACGAATTGGAGTCTCAAAAAAGATCTCAGGAATTGAGAGAACCCGGTTAAAAGTTATAGCAAAAACATTGCAGCCTCAGGGCTTTGGTCTGACTGTAAGGACTGTAGCTGCTGGCCATTCTCTAGAAGAATTGCAGAAAGACTTAGAAGGTCTGCTTTTAACCTGGAAGACCATTACGGAAGAAGCAAAATCTGCGTCCCTTGCCGCAGATGAAGGTGTGGAAGGAGCCATTCCAGCACTGCTACATAGAGCAATGGGTCAAACACTTTCAGTTGTACAGGACTACTTCAATGACAAG gTTGAGAAGATGGTGGTTGACTCTCCCAGGACATACCATGAG GTCACAAACTACCTGCAGGATATGGCACCTGATCTTTGTGATCGAGTGGAATTGCATGATAAGGGTATCCCTCTTTTTGATTTATACAACATTGAGGAGGAGATTGAAGGTATTCTCAGTAAAAG AGTCCCACTCCCCAATGGAGGTTCGTTAGTGATTGAACAAACTGAGGCGTTGGTCTCTATTGATGTGAACGGAGGACATGGAATGTTTGGTCAGGGTAATTCACAGGAGAAAGCTATTTTGGAAGTTAACCTTACTGCTGCCAGACAA ATCGCAAGGGAGATTCGACTGAGAGATATAGGGGGTATCATTGTGGTAGATTTCATTGACATGGCAGATGAAT CAAATAAAAGACTCGTTTATGAAGAGGTTAAGAAAGCAGTGGAGAAAGATAGGTCACTGGTAAAAGTCTCAGAGCTGTCTAGACACGGACTCATGGAGATTACTAGAAAAAGG GTTCGGCCGAGTGTAACATTCATGATTAGTGAACCGTGTTCTTGCTGTCACGCAACTGGTAGAGTGGAGGCACTAGAGACTTCcttttcaaaaattgaacaaGAGATTTGTCGGCAGCTC GCAAAGATGGAGAAAAGAGGAGACCTGGAAAACCCCAAGTCTTGGCCAAGATTCATATTGCGTGTGGACAGTCATATGTCCAGCTTCTTGACTACGGGGAAGAGGACGAGGCTTGCAATCCTAAGTAGTGCCCTGAAAGTATGGATTCTCTTAAAG GTTGCTAGACATTTCACAAGAGGAACCTTTGAGGTTAAACCGTTCATGGATGAGAAGACTGTAAACGAAAGACCGCATCAAGTTGCCATATCATTGCTCAAGAAAGCTGACGCCATAGCAGACTCCTCAGGCAAGAAGAAGCTCACTCTTATTCCGATGAAGAAGGATAAGACTGGAAGTAAACACAGACGATGa